A genome region from Pirellulales bacterium includes the following:
- the gnd gene encoding decarboxylating 6-phosphogluconate dehydrogenase, protein MQLGMIGLGRMGANMVRRLIKAGHQCVVYDRNLDAVQELAKDGATAATSIEDFVAKLAPPRAVWLMVPAAVVESSVSDLAARLAKDDILIDGGNSYYIDDIRRAQLLAPKGIHYVDVGTSGGVWGLDRGYCMMIGGPDAAVARLDPILKTLAPGVGTIDRTPGREKLGGTAELGYLHCGPSGAGHFVKMVHNGIEYGIMAAYAEGLNILKHADVGTRTQSIDAETTPLRNPEHYQYKLNLPDVAEVWRRGSVIASWLLDLTAAALAKDSQLAQFTGRVSDSGEGRWTILAAIEEGAPSPVLSTALYQRFTSRGEEEFADKLLSAMRFQFGGHIEKK, encoded by the coding sequence ATGCAACTCGGAATGATCGGCCTGGGACGGATGGGGGCCAACATGGTTCGCCGGTTGATTAAGGCGGGCCACCAGTGCGTCGTTTACGACCGCAATCTCGACGCGGTGCAGGAACTGGCCAAGGACGGTGCCACGGCTGCGACGTCGATCGAAGATTTTGTGGCCAAGCTCGCACCGCCGCGCGCGGTGTGGCTAATGGTGCCGGCTGCCGTGGTAGAAAGCTCGGTATCTGACCTCGCCGCGCGCCTGGCTAAGGACGATATCCTCATCGATGGTGGCAATTCCTACTACATCGACGATATTCGGCGAGCCCAGCTGCTCGCCCCCAAGGGGATTCACTATGTCGACGTCGGCACCTCAGGGGGCGTGTGGGGACTGGACCGTGGGTATTGCATGATGATCGGCGGCCCCGATGCGGCCGTGGCCCGGCTCGACCCGATTCTGAAGACGCTGGCTCCCGGTGTGGGAACGATCGATCGCACGCCCGGCCGCGAGAAACTCGGCGGCACCGCCGAATTGGGCTATCTGCATTGTGGTCCCTCGGGAGCCGGCCATTTCGTCAAGATGGTCCATAACGGCATCGAGTACGGCATCATGGCCGCCTACGCCGAAGGGCTGAACATCCTCAAACACGCCGACGTTGGCACGCGCACACAATCGATCGATGCCGAGACCACGCCGCTACGCAACCCAGAGCACTATCAGTACAAGCTGAATCTGCCCGATGTGGCCGAAGTCTGGCGACGGGGCAGCGTGATTGCCTCGTGGCTGTTGGATCTCACGGCGGCCGCTTTGGCCAAAGATTCTCAGTTGGCGCAATTCACTGGCCGCGTTTCGGATTCGGGCGAGGGGCGCTGGACCATCCTGGCCGCCATCGAGGAAGGCGCGCCGTCACCGGTTTTGAGCACTGCGCTCTATCAACGTTTTACCTCACGCGGCGAAGAAGAATTCGCCGACAAGCTGCTCTCGGCAATGCGCTTTCAATTCGGGGGACATATCGAGAAGAAATAA
- a CDS encoding cysteine hydrolase family protein, with the protein MAKKLWIACGFVTALSYVVAGQHSWAAEPAPLKLHARSRTLVKNATGTRDAVAKEESGKEGIEAAKPTVSEKLVEWDPAKTALIICDMWDNHWCRGAAERVVELAPTVNKLAQELRQRGVLVIHAPSTCVDFYKDTPQRKRAQAAPVAKASVPLSQATRWGTKWCWPDPRRESELPIDDSDMGCDCTQQCEISGPWTREISLIDIAEPDAISDDGQEVYNLLAERDIDNILIAGVHLNMCVLGRSFAIRQMVALGKNVILVRDLTDTMYNSRMRPFVNHFRGTDLVVEHIERYWCPTITSADVLGGDAFRFKADTMNGK; encoded by the coding sequence GTGGCCAAGAAGTTGTGGATTGCCTGTGGATTTGTCACGGCTTTGTCGTACGTCGTTGCCGGCCAGCATTCGTGGGCCGCGGAGCCTGCACCACTCAAACTACACGCCCGCAGCCGCACATTGGTTAAGAACGCCACTGGAACTAGGGACGCTGTGGCCAAGGAGGAATCGGGCAAGGAGGGGATCGAGGCCGCGAAGCCGACGGTTAGCGAAAAGCTGGTCGAGTGGGATCCGGCGAAGACGGCCCTCATCATTTGCGATATGTGGGACAACCACTGGTGCCGGGGCGCCGCCGAGCGCGTCGTCGAGTTGGCGCCGACCGTGAACAAGCTGGCCCAGGAACTTCGGCAGCGCGGGGTACTCGTGATCCACGCCCCCAGTACCTGCGTTGACTTCTACAAAGACACGCCGCAACGCAAACGTGCCCAGGCCGCACCTGTGGCCAAGGCATCCGTGCCCCTCTCGCAGGCGACACGTTGGGGAACCAAATGGTGCTGGCCGGACCCACGCCGCGAGAGTGAGCTGCCGATCGACGATTCAGACATGGGCTGCGATTGCACGCAGCAATGCGAGATTAGCGGCCCCTGGACGCGCGAAATCAGCTTGATCGACATCGCCGAGCCCGATGCCATCAGCGACGACGGGCAGGAAGTCTACAACCTGCTTGCCGAGCGTGACATCGACAACATTCTCATCGCCGGAGTGCATCTCAACATGTGCGTGCTGGGGCGGTCCTTCGCCATCCGTCAGATGGTCGCGCTCGGCAAAAACGTGATCTTGGTGCGTGACTTGACCGACACGATGTACAACTCGCGGATGAGACCCTTTGTCAATCATTTCCGCGGCACGGACCTGGTCGTGGAACACATCGAACGTTACTGGTGCCCAACAATTACCAGTGCCGACGTGCTCGGGGGCGATGCATTTCGATTCAAGGCAGACACAATGAACGGGAAATGA